From one Sesamum indicum cultivar Zhongzhi No. 13 linkage group LG13, S_indicum_v1.0, whole genome shotgun sequence genomic stretch:
- the LOC105176340 gene encoding glycosylphosphatidylinositol anchor attachment 1 protein: MAEAEQVVKPKPRPIIRIGLFLISHSLFVSVICCTAGIVALLLLPALAKNTYISENALMPGSASPMLSKNDASEGHNFVNGILNLDSETTKTGIEIPELIAKHIVELGGEVNYHKFQPVSNKFHPLHFFLGPDAGVIQENYSCSSYGINTVGIIRAPRGDGKEAIVMVTPYNSVKITTGQALSLGAAYSVFSLLSRVTWLAKDIIWLAADSKHGEYAAVAAWLRDYNTLSFGDLNLYPEMCGVSTSASRKKSQVKQDTISDGFRRAGTMAAALVIKVADTSTEFEKDVLNIYAEASNGQMPNLDLINVVNYLAVHGQGLQVRVEKIWSLLDSWWLNSLGELIELLGKVATSLNPQGRFGIPVADYVEGSVTLASSLYNQALGVPTGPHGAFRDYQVDAITMEISPKFYSTERVLFLLRVGRLVEGVIRSVNNLLEKFHQSFFLYLLTSPNRFVSVGVYMIAFALLIAPLPLVAAALFSDASKTKLGKDKVPLKPAPHGESIPTFTSWKWLYAAKTVLVVHLWGAVVTLLPNFLYQIPNSSPSTNLLIWIPLSMLSLFFTYVLSGSFSFFSTSQPQRREWALLKSVTVAAAFIGLCLMSVINFATAEIGALLLVPMCLTAVPLRHDLKVNTMRALIRGACNMLLVFVGFPPIAFLLLKGASDGFGNVRFGDFWNWAETLWAWNSATYIYICMVHLPCWVLCIHTLLHQC, from the exons ATGGCGGAAGCTGAACAGGTCGTCAAACCAAAGCCTCGACCGATTATTCGCATTGGTCTATTTCTCATTTCCCACAGCCTCTTCGTGAG TGTGATATGCTGCACGGCAGGAATTGtagctcttcttcttctgcctGCTCTCGCCAAGAACACCTATATTTCGGAAAATGCCCTGATGCCTG GTTCTGCCAGTCCTATGCTCTCTAAAAATGATGCTTCAGAGGGACACAATTTTGTGAACGGGATACTGAATTTGGATTCAGAGACTACCAAAACTGGCAT TGAGATCCCTGAGTTGATAGCCAAACACATAGTGGAGTTGGGTGGTGAAGTTAACTATCACAAGTTCCAACCAGTTTCTAATAAGTTTCATCCGCTGCACTTCTTCTTGGGTCCTGATGCAGGAGTAATACAAGAGAACTACAGTTGTTCATCTTATGGGATCAATACTGTTGGAATAATAAGAGCCCCTCGTGGTGATGGGAAGGAAGCCATTGTGATGGTCACACCTTATAATTCTGTCAAGATCACTACAGGCCAGGCTTTATCTCTTGGAGCCGCATACTCGGTCTTCTCTTTGCTTTCTCGAGTTACTTGGCTTGCTAAAGATATTATATGGCTTGCTGCTGATTCAAAGCATGGGGAATATGCTGCAGTTGCAGCATGGCTGAGAGACTATAATACACTTTCTTTTGGTGACTTGAATCTGTACCCTGAAATGTGTGGTGTAAGTACTTCGGCATCACGTAAGAAAAGTCAAGTTAAGCAAGACACAATATCTGATGGTTTTCGACGTGCTGGCACCATGGCAGCTGCGCTTGTCATTAAGGTTGCTGACACTAGCACAGAGTTTGAGAAGGATGTTCTCAACATATATGCTGAAGCATCTAATGGGCAGATGCCTAACCTTGACCTCATAAACGTTGTCAATTATTTGGCTGTGCATGGGCAGGGTTTGCAAGTGAGGGTGGAGAAGATTTGGTCATTGCTTGATTCTTGGTGGCTGAACAGTCTTGGGGAACTGATTGAGTTGCTTGGAAAGGTGGCTACAAGCTTAAATCCACAAGGGAGGTTTGGTATTCCTGTTGCAGATTATGTTGAAGGCTCTGTCACTCTAGCCAGTTCCCTATATAATcag GCATTGGGTGTTCCGACGGGTCCACATGGTGCCTTCCGCGATTATCAAGTTGATGCTATCACTATGGAAATCTCACCAAAGTTTTACTCAACTGAGAGGGTTCTGTTCCTTTTGCGTGTTGGCAG GTTGGTTGAAGGAGTCATACGGTCTGTGAATAATCTCCTTGAGAAGTTTCACCAgtccttttttttgtatctCTTGACGTCGCCAAATAGGTTTGTCTCTGTTGGAGTATACATGATTGCCTTCGCATTGCTCATTGCTCCCCTTCCATTGGTTGCTGCTGCTTTGTTTTCTGATGCTAGTAAAACAAAATTGGGGAAAGACAAAGTTCCACTTAAACCTGCTCCTCATGGGGAATCAATCCCAACTTTTACATCATGGAAATGGCTTTATGCTGCAAAAACTGTTCTAGTTGTCCACTTATGGGGTGCAGTTGTGACATTACTTCCTAATTTTCTCTACCAAATTCCTAATTCCTCACCATCAACTAACCTCTTAATTTGGATCCCTCTTTCCATGCTAAGCCTCTTCTTCACGTATGTACTATCCggttctttttcattttttagcaCGAGTCAACCACAAAGAAGAGAATGGGCCCTCCTTAAGTCGGTAACTGTTGCTGCTGCTTTCATAGGACTTTGTCTCATGTCTGTAATAAATTTTGCAACAGCAGAAATTGGAGCACTCCTGTTAGTTCCTATGTGTTTGACTGCTGTGCCCTTGAGGCATGATCTTAAAGTAAATACCATGAGGGCATTAATCCGTGGAGCCTGTAATATGCTATTGGTATTTGTGGGGTTTCCTCCGATTGCCTTTCTTTTGCTAAAAGGTGCATCAGATGGTTTTGGTAACGTAAGATTTGGTGACTTCTGGAATTGGGCCGAGACCCTTTGGGCATGGAACAGTGCAACTTACATCTACATATGTATGGTTCATCTCCCCTGCTGGGTTCTGTGTATTCACACTTTACTACATCAATGTTAA
- the LOC105176341 gene encoding F-box/LRR-repeat protein 4-like, with the protein MDELLCDELIQEVFYRLPPSSSSAVSLVSKRWCRLLRSSTTSISLCFPPPHNPTTIASLSAFLSHHPFLSSVSLAGDCPDFGDPLLLAVASSCPNLRKLRYLTSPVSYFSLSTLSISCLHLSSIAITISRPLSFHWLPSFNSLKCLSLFLVSPSTEFDNPEVKEMRDSVFDSELNLESLSLCGILPGDSGLSYLWRNCKNVKKLRLKSCESLGDYSSFSCFSKFLSGLKELELRTCRSIFNGVLLKLAENCVSLDSLLVYDGGSGEGLLQFINQCKCSLRRLDLRLPLDLDNSHLIALAENLNFRGLVSLRLQSCCFVTGEGLKVLARAIGNVLEELALINCDMVERESGLLAALGQDLKRLRKLDLSYNDMLLDKELVSMLVSCNCLDELKLRGCARLSNAAVDSMVRSCKQLESVDITYCCGIEVEGVEALVLNSLRLRRLKVEQSKLSVDARTRTADKFIEVVY; encoded by the coding sequence ATGGATGAGCTTCTCTGCGATGAGCTTATCCAAGAAGTCTTCTACCGCCTTCCcccttcctcctcctccgccgTCTCCCTTGTCTCCAAGCGCTGGTGCCGCCTGCTCCGCTCCTCCACCACCTCTATTTCCCTCTGCTTCCCCCCTCCCCACAACCCCACCACCATCGCTTCTTTATCCGCCTTTCTTTCCCACCACCCCTTTCTCTCTTCAGTTTCTCTCGCCGGCGACTGCCCTGACTTCGGCGATCCTCTCCTCCTCGCCGTTGCCTCTTCTTGCCCCAACCTCCGGAAACTCCGCTACTTGACCTCCCCAGTTTCGTACTTTTCTCTTTCCACTCTCTCAATCTCTTGTCTTCATCTCTCGTCAATTGCTATCACTATCTCAAGGCCTCTGTCTTTCCATTGGTTGCCGTCGTTTAATTCCTTAAAATGCCTATCGCTTTTCTTGGTAAGCCCTTCAACAGAATTTGATAATCCCGAAGTCAAAGAAATGAGAGATTCTGTCTTTGATTCGGAGTTGAATTTGGAAAGCCTTTCCTTGTGTGGAATCTTGCCCGGGGATAGTGGGCTTAGCTACCTATGGAGAAACTGTAAGAATGTAAAGAAACTGCGGCTGAAGAGCTGCGAAAGCCTTGGAGATTACTCatccttttcttgtttctccaAGTTCTTAAGTGGTCTTAAAGAACTGGAGCTGAGAACTTGTAGGAGTATTTTCAATGGGGTGTTATTGAAATTGGCTGAGAACTGTGTTTCTCTTGATTCGTTGTTGGTTTATGATGGTGGCAGCGGAGAGGGTTTGCTCCAATTCATTAATCAGTGCAAGTGCAGTTTAAGGAGGCTAGATTTGAGGTTGCCTCTTGATCTTGATAACTCCCATTTAATTGCCTTAGCTGAGAATTTGAACTTCAGGGGCTTGGTGAGTTTAAGGTTGCAAAGTTGCTGTTTTGTTACTGGTGAGGGGTTAAAGGTTCTTGCCAGGGCCATAGGTAATGTGCTAGAGGAGCTTGCTTTGATCAACTGTGATATGGTGGAGAGGGAATCCGGTTTGTTAGCTGCTCTAGGACAGGATTTGAAGAGGTTGAGGAAATTGGACTTGTCGTACAATGACATGCTGCTTGATAAGGAGCTTGTGTCGATGCTGGTTTCATGTAATTGTTTGGATGAACTGAAGTTGAGGGGTTGTGCAAGGTTGTCCAATGCAGCTGTGGATTCGATGGTTAGAAGCTGCAAGCAGTTGGAGAGCGTCGATATAACTTATTGCTGTGGTATTGAAGTTGAGGGAGTTGAAGCTCTTGTGTTGAACTCCCTGCGGTTGAGACGACTTAAGGTGGAGCAAAGCAAACTTTCTGTGGATGCTAGGACACGGACAGCGGATAAATTCATTGAGGTTGTCTATTGA